The Amycolatopsis sp. DG1A-15b genome contains the following window.
TCGAGCCGATCGCCCGCGCCCTGCAACGGAAAACGGCCCCGAAGAGGGCACCGGCCGAGGCAAACTAGCGCGACGACCGCGAACACGGTCTTGGCCGGCCTCCTGGACAGCTCCGCCACCGACCACGACGCCGTGCTCGCCGCCGCCGGCGACCGCCCCCAGGGCGGCCTGGGGGCACTGAACACGGCAACGCACGCGGCGACGATCGCCGACCTCGATCGGATGGGGCTGGACACCGTGCGAGCCGACCACACCACCGGCCGGGTCGACGTGCTCTCGCGCGAGTACGACCAGGGCGCGCGTATCAGCGCAGGCCCGCCCGGCCCGCCGACGGCACGAACGCGCCCGTGTCAGGAGCGACGGCCGGGTGAGTCGTCGCAGCCGGGACCACGCCGGCGAGCGGCACCGACAGCGACGTCCGCGCCAAGTCCAGCGTCACCCGGCCCGGCTGGGCGGGCCCGCGGATGAAGCTGCCGTCCGTGCCGCCGATGATCAGCGCCAGTGCGTGGCCGCGGGGCACGATGTGGTCCGTCGACGCCAGCCGGAACGTCATCGTGTACGCCGTTCCCGGCGTCAACGGCCGCTCCTGGGACAGGGACGCGTAGTTCGCCAGGTCCGCCCAGCCGCGGCTGAGGATCGTGTAGCCCACCTTCTTCACGTCCGCCGTCGCCACGCGGTAACAAGCGTCGTCCCCGGACGCCGACGAGCCCCAGCAGGTCTCCGATGTCCCCGTCTTGATCCCCTCGCCGCTGCCCGCGAAGTTGCGGATCGTCGCCGGGCCGAGGTCCACGAGCAGAGCCGACAGCCGCGCCGAGGACGTGCTCGGCGTCGCCGTCACGGTGATCGACGAGGTCCCCGAGACCTGCAGGTCGGACGGGAGAGCCCCGGTCGAGTAGGTCAGCGCGACGCTGCCCGGATCGGTCACCCAGGTGTCCTCGCCGACGCCCGGGTTGTCGGTGAACGACGCCGTGCCGGTTACCGGCGAGGTGCCCAGCCTGCCGGAGGCACCCGGTCGCAGGGTCGTCGCCACCGCACCGGCCGCCGGGTACGCGCTCTGGTCGGCCCACTGGTCGGGCTGCCGCTCGACGCTGGCCTGCGGCCCGTTCTGGACGCCGTTGTCGATCCCGAGCAGGTAGTGGTCGAACCACCGGTGCAGCAGGTCGACCCAGTCCGCGCGCCGGTAGTCGAACGGGTCGACGTGCCCGGTCTGCGACAGCCAGATCTTCTTCTCGACGTTCAGCCCGGCCCACCACTGTCCGAAGTGGATGGTCTTGACGTTGAGGTCGTTGACGCCGTGCGACAGCAGGACGCTGGCGCGCACGTTGCTCGCCCGCGTCACGTAGTCCCGGTCCGCCCAGAGCGGCCCGTAGTCGCCGTTCGCGGTGGCGCCCTGCGTCAGGACCTGGTTCTGCGCCGAGCAGTTCTGCCCGCTGTTGCGGGCCTCGACCGTCTGCGCCAGGCCGGCCGGGTTGAAGCCGAAGGTGGCGCCGTCGGAGCGGTAGTAGTCGTACCAGGAGCTGATCGCCGAGATCGGAACGATGGTCTTCAGCCCGGCGACGCCGGTCGCCGCGACGCCGTTGGCGATCGTGCCGTCGTAGGACTTGCCGATCATCCCGACGTTCCCGGTGCTCCAGCTCGCGGTCACCGCGCTGCCGCCGGTCTTCGCGGTGTAGCCGGTCGCGCGGCCGTTCAGCCAGTCGACGACCTTGCGGGCCGAACCGACGTCCGAGGCGCCGCCGACGTCCGCGCAGCCGGCCGACCGGTTCGTCCCGGCCAGGTCGACGAGCACCACGGCGTAGCCCCGCGGCACGAAGTAGTTGTCGTAGAACAGCGGGAACTTCACCGGTTTCCCGGCGCTGTCGTAGGACTTCAGCTCGCTCTCGTTGCCGCGCCCGCAGCACGAGTAGTAC
Protein-coding sequences here:
- a CDS encoding Xaa-Pro dipeptidyl-peptidase, translated to MRLGVVCGVLAVLLSGAVAPAAAAPAGSEPVYDYAKAVRETVWVDIGRDGDGDGRPDRVAADVIRPGEAAARVPVIMDASPYYSCCGRGNESELKSYDSAGKPVKFPLFYDNYFVPRGYAVVLVDLAGTNRSAGCADVGGASDVGSARKVVDWLNGRATGYTAKTGGSAVTASWSTGNVGMIGKSYDGTIANGVAATGVAGLKTIVPISAISSWYDYYRSDGATFGFNPAGLAQTVEARNSGQNCSAQNQVLTQGATANGDYGPLWADRDYVTRASNVRASVLLSHGVNDLNVKTIHFGQWWAGLNVEKKIWLSQTGHVDPFDYRRADWVDLLHRWFDHYLLGIDNGVQNGPQASVERQPDQWADQSAYPAAGAVATTLRPGASGRLGTSPVTGTASFTDNPGVGEDTWVTDPGSVALTYSTGALPSDLQVSGTSSITVTATPSTSSARLSALLVDLGPATIRNFAGSGEGIKTGTSETCWGSSASGDDACYRVATADVKKVGYTILSRGWADLANYASLSQERPLTPGTAYTMTFRLASTDHIVPRGHALALIIGGTDGSFIRGPAQPGRVTLDLARTSLSVPLAGVVPAATTHPAVAPDTGAFVPSAGRAGLR